Proteins from a single region of Belliella baltica DSM 15883:
- a CDS encoding TM0106 family RecB-like putative nuclease, with amino-acid sequence MKRQNQDFIYSPSDLSNFIHCKHLTTLDKLALDGGLEKPVYTNKVMLALREKGEAFEKDILAKFQEEGKNIYSIEPGDYQAFEKTRHAMQQGYDIIYQARVGKENEWQGWADFLIKVEESSDLGNFSYQVMDTKLASETKAATIIQISLYTEAVAILQGKVPELMWVKTPDGDISYRTDDFMAYVRLVKKRFLEAVNLEESNTYPEPVMHCDICTWWEVCNKKRRDDDHLGFVAGMGSTQIKEVKNQGIETLQEFAELTSPIPFQPNKGAKQTYQKLRDQANIQYRSRNENYRPIYELLELEEQKGFFRLPEPSEHDIYLDLEGDPLVEPGGLEYMIGWYYLGEYQALWAKDQVEEKHIFEQFMSLAITIKAAHPEMHIYHYAPYEVTAFKRLMGKYVTFEEEMDQLLRSETFVDLYGVVKQGVRASVEKYSIKDLEKFFGYEREIDLREVSKHKSMYEFLLETNKTDEATPEMLEAIRLYNQDDCISTHRLHVWLESLRQEWIDFGVEILRPEPKAMDASEKITEHQLRIKPIYDALMADMPVNQEERTSQQQGKYILANMLDWYRREKKSFWWEFFRLLDLSEEELLEEKNALSMLRFTGNREPVKRSVIDSYRFEYQETDIRAGKKVKNMDGKNLGEVVSIDMRTRTVRIKKGPSNSDLHPSAILMLEDFPSEVKEEAIISLAIWVMENGIDSKDTPYKAARMLLLRQKPDSDFQANNDGDLLQTATHWAAALNHSYLPIQGPPGSGKSYTASRMILELIKQGKKIGVTALSHKVITNLLEKVWEHADDSNFPILISQKIDIEDGILPWFTSNTNEVIESKISSSNIIAGTSFMWAKTMFEGAVDYLFVDEAGQLSLIDTLAVAQSAKNLILLGDPQQLQQPQQGVHPEGTEVSALAHILQEQQTIRPEQGVFLDKTWRMHPDICTFDSEQFYENKLFPIEGLEHQAITGNTAYSGSGLRFITTLHEGNTNSSEEEVMAISAIVEDLCKGDVTYINAKGEAKTIDSSDIKIISPYNAQVSKLKGAMPEIEIGTVDKFQGQEAPIVIYSVATSSPQDAPRGMDFLYSPHRFNVAVSRARALFILVASPLILEPDCKSPSQIKLANPFCRFVEMV; translated from the coding sequence ATGAAAAGGCAAAACCAAGATTTTATTTATTCACCTTCTGACTTATCCAATTTTATTCACTGTAAGCATTTGACCACCCTAGATAAGCTGGCTCTAGACGGAGGATTGGAAAAACCTGTTTACACCAACAAGGTGATGTTAGCTTTAAGAGAAAAAGGTGAAGCTTTTGAAAAAGATATTCTAGCCAAATTTCAAGAAGAAGGAAAAAATATCTATTCAATTGAGCCTGGAGATTATCAGGCTTTTGAAAAGACTCGCCATGCCATGCAGCAGGGCTATGATATTATTTATCAAGCAAGAGTTGGTAAAGAGAATGAATGGCAAGGTTGGGCGGATTTTTTAATCAAAGTGGAGGAATCAAGTGATTTGGGTAATTTTTCTTATCAAGTCATGGACACAAAATTGGCTTCGGAAACAAAAGCTGCAACTATCATTCAAATAAGTTTATACACTGAGGCAGTAGCTATTCTCCAAGGAAAAGTTCCAGAATTGATGTGGGTCAAAACACCCGATGGGGATATTAGCTATCGCACAGATGATTTTATGGCGTATGTCCGATTGGTCAAAAAGAGATTTTTGGAAGCCGTGAATTTAGAAGAAAGTAATACCTATCCCGAACCTGTCATGCATTGTGATATTTGTACTTGGTGGGAAGTTTGTAACAAAAAAAGAAGGGACGATGATCATCTTGGATTTGTAGCTGGAATGGGGAGCACGCAAATCAAGGAAGTTAAAAATCAAGGGATTGAGACGCTTCAAGAATTTGCGGAACTAACGAGTCCCATACCATTTCAACCCAATAAAGGAGCCAAACAAACATATCAAAAACTCCGAGATCAGGCTAATATCCAATATAGAAGCCGAAATGAAAATTATCGCCCAATTTACGAATTGTTGGAACTTGAAGAGCAGAAAGGATTTTTTCGACTTCCTGAACCATCAGAGCATGACATCTACCTGGATTTAGAAGGTGACCCATTGGTTGAGCCAGGAGGCTTAGAATATATGATTGGATGGTATTATTTGGGCGAATATCAGGCACTTTGGGCTAAAGATCAAGTAGAAGAAAAGCATATTTTCGAGCAGTTTATGTCGCTAGCAATAACCATCAAAGCAGCTCATCCAGAGATGCATATCTATCACTATGCGCCTTATGAAGTGACTGCTTTCAAAAGGCTTATGGGGAAATATGTCACTTTTGAAGAAGAAATGGATCAGTTGCTTCGCTCAGAAACATTTGTAGATCTCTATGGCGTGGTAAAGCAAGGTGTACGCGCAAGTGTAGAGAAATATTCTATTAAGGACTTGGAAAAGTTTTTTGGATATGAGCGGGAGATAGATTTAAGGGAAGTATCCAAGCATAAGAGTATGTATGAATTCCTCTTGGAAACCAATAAAACTGACGAGGCTACTCCAGAAATGCTAGAAGCCATCAGACTATACAATCAGGATGATTGCATAAGTACCCACAGACTTCATGTTTGGCTAGAAAGTCTGAGACAGGAATGGATCGACTTCGGTGTAGAAATCTTAAGACCCGAACCAAAAGCCATGGACGCTAGTGAAAAAATTACTGAGCACCAACTAAGAATCAAACCCATTTATGATGCTCTGATGGCTGATATGCCAGTAAATCAGGAAGAAAGAACGTCTCAACAGCAGGGGAAATATATCTTGGCAAATATGCTTGATTGGTATAGAAGGGAGAAAAAATCTTTCTGGTGGGAATTTTTTAGACTTTTGGATCTTTCTGAAGAGGAGTTATTGGAAGAAAAAAATGCACTCAGCATGTTGCGATTTACTGGAAATCGTGAACCTGTCAAGAGATCAGTGATTGATAGCTATAGATTTGAATACCAAGAGACTGATATTCGAGCAGGTAAAAAAGTGAAAAACATGGATGGGAAAAACCTTGGTGAAGTGGTCAGCATTGACATGAGAACACGAACAGTCCGCATCAAAAAAGGCCCATCAAATAGTGATCTCCATCCAAGCGCTATTTTGATGTTGGAAGATTTTCCCTCTGAAGTCAAAGAAGAAGCGATCATATCACTCGCTATTTGGGTCATGGAAAATGGAATTGACTCGAAAGATACACCATACAAGGCAGCAAGAATGTTGCTTTTAAGACAAAAGCCTGACTCAGACTTTCAGGCAAACAACGACGGTGATCTTTTGCAAACTGCCACCCACTGGGCTGCCGCTTTGAATCATAGCTATCTGCCGATTCAAGGCCCTCCAGGCTCAGGGAAAAGCTATACAGCCAGCAGAATGATTTTAGAGTTGATCAAACAAGGAAAGAAAATCGGTGTCACGGCGCTTAGCCATAAAGTCATCACGAACCTTTTAGAAAAGGTGTGGGAACATGCGGATGATTCTAATTTTCCCATTCTCATTTCCCAAAAAATTGATATTGAAGACGGAATACTTCCTTGGTTTACGAGTAATACCAATGAAGTCATCGAATCAAAAATTTCATCAAGCAACATCATTGCAGGTACATCCTTTATGTGGGCCAAAACCATGTTTGAAGGCGCAGTGGACTATTTATTCGTGGATGAAGCAGGGCAATTATCTTTGATTGACACCTTGGCGGTAGCACAATCAGCAAAGAACTTGATTTTATTAGGCGACCCACAACAACTTCAGCAACCTCAGCAGGGTGTCCACCCTGAGGGAACGGAAGTTTCGGCTCTTGCCCATATTCTTCAGGAACAACAAACCATTCGTCCAGAACAAGGAGTTTTCTTAGACAAAACTTGGCGTATGCATCCTGATATCTGCACTTTTGATTCTGAACAGTTTTATGAAAATAAACTATTTCCTATTGAAGGATTGGAGCACCAAGCAATCACTGGAAATACGGCTTATTCGGGATCGGGATTGCGTTTTATAACCACTCTTCATGAAGGGAATACCAACAGTTCAGAAGAAGAAGTTATGGCAATCTCCGCCATAGTTGAAGATTTATGCAAAGGTGATGTTACCTATATCAATGCAAAAGGAGAAGCCAAAACCATAGACTCGTCTGATATCAAAATCATTTCTCCATACAATGCTCAGGTGAGCAAACTCAAAGGGGCTATGCCTGAAATTGAAATTGGAACTGTCGATAAATTCCAAGGTCAAGAAGCTCCCATCGTAATATATTCTGTAGCCACATCTTCACCTCAGGATGCTCCAAGAGGAATGGATTTTCTATATAGCCCCCATCGTTTCAATGTAGCGGTTTCTCGAGCAAGAGCACTATTTATACTTGTTGCTTCTCCATTAATCCTTGAACCGGATTGCAAAAGCCCTTCTCAGATCAAACTCGCCAATCCATTCTGTAGGTTTGTAGAGATGGTTTAG
- a CDS encoding transposase, which yields MKKSKFTEAQILKVLKTQEEGKKVSEICREFGISEPTFYNWKSRYGGMTLSELQRVKELEAENARLKRLVADLSLDNQVLKEINSKKW from the coding sequence ATGAAAAAGTCAAAGTTTACAGAAGCACAGATCTTGAAAGTGCTAAAAACCCAAGAGGAGGGAAAAAAGGTAAGTGAGATCTGCCGCGAGTTCGGTATTTCAGAGCCAACATTTTACAATTGGAAGAGCCGATATGGCGGAATGACATTGTCTGAGCTACAGCGCGTTAAAGAGCTGGAGGCTGAAAATGCACGCTTAAAGCGGTTAGTTGCAGATTTATCTTTAGACAACCAAGTGCTTAAAGAGATTAACTCAAAAAAGTGGTAA
- a CDS encoding IS3 family transposase, whose amino-acid sequence MQEVFPKLSYAKTCKLVSCSRTNKYYKKVMPEKDVVVKEAISSVIGTSRLGRRKVIVKVQKKYPGIGAAKIRRVYEKEGFSLYKRMKKRRIDNPANPIEVPLAANVEWAMDFMSDSLASGKKFRTLNIVDQYNRKCLEIGINYSLPSRKVIEILERTIIEHGKPLGIRTDNGPEFTSCLFQIWLDKNDIEWIKIQKGKPQQNAIVERFNRTYREDILDANLFFSLDHVYEVTQPWKEDYNQERPHESLNYCTPNEYAA is encoded by the coding sequence GTGCAAGAAGTTTTTCCTAAGTTAAGTTATGCTAAGACGTGTAAGTTGGTTAGTTGCTCAAGAACAAATAAGTATTACAAAAAAGTAATGCCTGAGAAGGATGTCGTGGTTAAAGAGGCTATTTCAAGTGTGATTGGTACGAGTCGATTAGGGCGAAGAAAAGTAATTGTAAAAGTGCAAAAGAAGTATCCGGGTATTGGAGCAGCAAAAATCAGACGTGTTTACGAAAAGGAAGGTTTTTCACTGTATAAGCGAATGAAGAAAAGACGCATTGATAATCCTGCAAATCCGATTGAAGTACCATTAGCTGCAAATGTAGAATGGGCAATGGATTTCATGTCTGATTCACTGGCAAGTGGTAAAAAGTTCAGAACACTCAATATTGTCGATCAATACAATCGAAAATGCCTAGAAATAGGCATAAACTACTCACTTCCATCAAGAAAAGTGATTGAAATCTTAGAAAGAACCATTATTGAGCACGGAAAACCTTTAGGAATTAGAACCGACAATGGACCAGAGTTTACATCGTGTTTATTTCAAATCTGGCTAGACAAAAACGATATAGAGTGGATAAAAATCCAGAAAGGGAAGCCACAACAGAACGCTATCGTTGAGCGATTTAACAGGACTTACCGCGAAGACATTCTTGATGCTAACTTATTCTTTTCATTGGATCATGTCTATGAAGTAACTCAACCCTGGAAAGAAGATTACAACCAAGAAAGACCCCACGAGTCCCTGAACTATTGTACACCAAATGAATACGCGGCATGA
- a CDS encoding STY4851/ECs_5259 family protein, giving the protein MGNVKNFMDFITRFLEKRKLKEPDGRPLYEYKISNGRYQALKALLKENWEDSQECNACFVLYSVEFLRSESSEGHLNWDCIFDSIGKGNLNFPASRSRIVENGFKYWKREIFQGQNREFLETLRFESGLPNSSLHDNNNLSSLIKSTFQLVESYRLSEDELIPFIEDRIDKYPIPMVLRQENFYGLVTKLCFKFLEFKEKYELASKSNPTEYLQNHRTNWRAEMPLKIEGDRMNEFFNKIISDISKLEKIEPLALRFETILTEINGEFIIKTLLSIPKGVYSHEAFGLKEDEFDTLPGYFSLNIEVEGKIKSLTSFTKINCGKISARGLDGFILPFDVINKEWVLTFSSENMELRVESEIAKYFKVQSSEPLVFIEENNGKWVFKGAAPLKIKELVCRVLIDESLYSIENLELQKVGKIVEGLTVYQVDSDCLINDINNQSAFWVKLAQEADNNKILDFS; this is encoded by the coding sequence ATGGGAAACGTCAAAAACTTTATGGACTTCATTACTCGATTCCTTGAAAAAAGAAAACTTAAGGAGCCTGACGGAAGACCTTTGTACGAGTATAAAATATCCAATGGCAGGTACCAGGCTCTGAAAGCTTTGTTAAAAGAAAATTGGGAAGATAGTCAAGAGTGCAATGCATGTTTTGTTTTATATTCTGTTGAATTTTTAAGATCAGAATCTAGCGAGGGGCATTTAAATTGGGATTGTATTTTTGACTCAATTGGAAAAGGGAATTTAAACTTTCCAGCATCTAGGTCTAGAATTGTTGAGAATGGATTTAAATACTGGAAAAGGGAAATTTTTCAAGGTCAAAATAGAGAGTTTTTGGAAACGCTTAGGTTCGAATCTGGACTGCCAAACTCTTCTCTCCATGATAATAATAATCTATCATCTTTGATTAAATCCACTTTTCAACTTGTAGAGAGTTACAGACTAAGTGAAGACGAACTAATACCTTTCATAGAAGATAGGATTGATAAATATCCAATTCCAATGGTTTTGAGACAGGAAAATTTTTATGGACTGGTAACGAAACTGTGTTTCAAATTTTTAGAATTCAAAGAAAAATATGAACTAGCGAGCAAAAGTAATCCAACTGAATATTTGCAGAATCATCGGACTAATTGGAGAGCCGAAATGCCTCTGAAAATTGAAGGGGATCGAATGAATGAATTCTTCAACAAGATAATTTCAGATATTTCTAAGTTGGAGAAAATTGAACCCTTGGCTTTACGTTTCGAGACTATCTTAACGGAAATTAATGGAGAATTTATCATTAAAACTCTCCTGTCAATTCCTAAAGGGGTTTATAGCCACGAAGCTTTTGGTTTAAAAGAAGATGAGTTTGATACACTTCCTGGATATTTCTCTTTAAATATTGAAGTGGAGGGGAAGATTAAATCCTTGACTAGTTTCACCAAGATTAATTGTGGGAAAATATCGGCTAGAGGGTTGGATGGATTTATACTTCCTTTTGATGTAATTAATAAGGAATGGGTTCTGACTTTTTCATCTGAAAACATGGAATTGAGAGTAGAATCAGAGATAGCAAAATATTTTAAGGTTCAATCTAGTGAGCCTCTAGTTTTTATAGAAGAAAATAATGGCAAATGGGTTTTTAAGGGGGCTGCTCCTTTGAAGATCAAGGAATTAGTTTGTCGAGTTTTAATTGATGAATCTTTATATTCAATTGAAAATCTTGAACTTCAAAAAGTTGGAAAAATAGTAGAGGGATTGACAGTTTATCAAGTGGACTCCGATTGTTTAATCAATGATATTAATAATCAATCAGCTTTTTGGGTAAAATTAGCTCAAGAGGCCGATAATAATAAAATACTTGATTTTTCGTAA